One Nonomuraea angiospora DNA segment encodes these proteins:
- a CDS encoding Gfo/Idh/MocA family protein: MSVRTIGVVMNGVTGRMGYRQHLVRSVLAINEQGGVTLSDGGRVKIKPVLVGRNADKLADIAAKHGISDFTTELDSALADDDNLIYFDAQVTSARVKAVLKAIEAGKHIYAEKPTAESTQEAMALAEAATAKGVKNGVVQDKLFLPGLLKLKRLIDGGFFGRILSVRGEFGYWVFEGDWQEAQRPSWNYRAEDGGGIVLDMFPHWHYVMENLFGRVQSVYARAVTHVPARVDEQGNTYQATADDAAYGIFELEGGIVAQINSSWTVRVNRDELVEFQVDGTHGSAVAGLRNCRVQHRSATPKPVWNPDLPATARFRDGWQEVPDNAEFDNGFKVQWEAFIKHVLEDAPFPNDFASGARGVQLAELGLRSSAEGRRIEVPQL, encoded by the coding sequence ATGAGCGTGCGCACCATCGGCGTCGTGATGAACGGCGTCACCGGGCGGATGGGCTACCGTCAGCACCTGGTCCGTTCCGTCCTGGCCATCAACGAGCAGGGCGGGGTCACGCTCTCGGACGGCGGCAGGGTGAAGATCAAGCCAGTACTTGTCGGCAGAAATGCCGATAAATTGGCAGATATCGCGGCGAAGCATGGGATTTCGGATTTCACTACGGAGCTCGACTCCGCCCTCGCCGACGACGACAACCTGATCTACTTCGACGCCCAGGTCACCAGCGCCCGCGTCAAGGCCGTCTTGAAGGCCATCGAGGCGGGTAAGCACATCTACGCCGAGAAGCCCACCGCCGAGTCGACGCAGGAGGCGATGGCGCTGGCCGAGGCCGCCACGGCCAAGGGCGTCAAGAACGGCGTCGTGCAGGACAAGCTCTTCCTGCCCGGCCTGCTCAAGCTGAAGCGGCTGATCGACGGCGGCTTCTTCGGCCGGATCCTGTCGGTGCGCGGGGAGTTCGGCTACTGGGTGTTCGAGGGCGACTGGCAGGAGGCGCAGCGCCCGTCGTGGAACTACCGGGCCGAGGACGGCGGCGGCATCGTGCTCGACATGTTCCCGCACTGGCACTACGTGATGGAGAACCTGTTCGGCCGCGTCCAGTCCGTCTACGCCCGCGCCGTGACGCACGTCCCCGCCCGGGTGGACGAGCAGGGCAACACCTACCAGGCCACCGCGGACGACGCCGCGTACGGGATCTTCGAGCTCGAAGGCGGCATCGTCGCCCAGATCAACTCCTCCTGGACCGTGCGCGTGAACCGCGACGAGCTGGTCGAGTTCCAGGTGGACGGCACGCACGGCAGCGCCGTGGCCGGCCTGCGCAACTGCCGCGTGCAGCACCGCTCCGCCACCCCCAAGCCGGTCTGGAACCCCGACCTGCCCGCCACCGCCCGCTTCCGCGACGGGTGGCAGGAGGTGCCGGACAACGCCGAGTTCGACAACGGGTTCAAGGTGCAGTGGGAGGCGTTCATCAAGCACGTGCTGGAGGACGCGCCCTTCCCGAACGACTTCGCCTCCGGCGCCCGCGGCGTGCAGCTCGCCGAGCTGGGGCTGCGTTCGTCCGCCGAGGGCCGCAGGATCGAGGTGCCGCAGCTGTGA
- the hemE gene encoding uroporphyrinogen decarboxylase: MRACRRQPVPHTPVWYMRQAGRALPEYHKVRGGVPMLTACATPDLIVEITMQPVRRYGVDAAVFFSDIVVPLKAIGVDLDIKPGVGPVVADPIRDAKGVEALRPLEPDDVPYVTEAIRALTGELGGTPLIGFAGAPFTLGSYLVEGGPSKNHDRTKAMMYGEPRLWHALMERLTTIVLEHLRLQVAAGASAVQLFDSWVGAVAPADYREFVLPYTRRIFEGVTDVPRIHFGVGTGELLGVLGEAGADVVGVDWRVPLDEAARRVGPGRALQGNLDPAVLLAPWEVVERKAREVLRQGRAAEGHVFNLGHGVLPSTDPDQLKRLTDLVHEASVAG, encoded by the coding sequence CTGCGTGCCTGCCGCCGCCAGCCCGTCCCGCACACCCCGGTCTGGTACATGCGCCAGGCCGGTCGGGCGCTGCCGGAATACCACAAGGTCCGCGGGGGCGTGCCGATGCTCACCGCCTGCGCGACGCCCGACCTGATCGTCGAGATCACCATGCAGCCCGTGCGCCGCTACGGCGTGGACGCGGCCGTCTTCTTCAGCGACATCGTCGTCCCGCTCAAGGCCATCGGCGTCGATCTCGACATCAAGCCGGGCGTGGGCCCCGTCGTGGCCGACCCGATCCGCGACGCCAAGGGCGTCGAGGCGCTGCGCCCGCTGGAGCCGGACGACGTGCCGTACGTCACCGAGGCCATCCGCGCGCTCACCGGCGAGCTGGGCGGCACGCCGCTGATCGGCTTCGCCGGGGCGCCGTTCACGCTCGGCTCCTACCTCGTCGAGGGCGGCCCGTCCAAGAACCACGACCGCACCAAGGCCATGATGTACGGCGAGCCGCGACTGTGGCACGCGCTCATGGAGCGGCTGACCACGATCGTCCTGGAGCACCTGCGCCTCCAGGTCGCGGCCGGGGCCTCGGCCGTGCAGCTCTTCGACTCCTGGGTGGGGGCGGTGGCGCCGGCCGACTACCGGGAGTTCGTCCTGCCGTACACCCGGCGGATCTTCGAGGGCGTGACGGACGTGCCGCGCATCCACTTCGGCGTCGGCACGGGCGAGCTGCTCGGCGTGCTCGGCGAGGCCGGGGCCGACGTGGTGGGCGTGGACTGGCGGGTGCCGCTCGACGAGGCGGCCCGCCGGGTCGGCCCCGGCAGGGCGTTGCAGGGCAACCTCGACCCGGCCGTGCTCCTGGCGCCGTGGGAGGTCGTCGAGCGCAAGGCGCGCGAGGTGCTGCGCCAGGGCCGGGCCGCCGAGGGGCACGTGTTCAACCTGGGACACGGCGTGCTGCCCTCGACCGACCCCGACCAGCTCAAGCGCCTCACCGACCTGGTCCACGAGGCGAGCGTCGCCGGCTGA
- the hemQ gene encoding hydrogen peroxide-dependent heme synthase, producing the protein MTEAAPRPKARDLNQVIRYTMWSVFQVTEPCPVDRDGLAGEVEELLDQAAGKGVVTRGVYDVAGLRADADFMFWWHAPTPEDLQDVYSRFRRTELGRHSRPVWSAMALHRPAEFNKSHIPAFLAEEEPRAYVSVYPFVRSYEWYLLEDSERRAMLAEHGRMARDYPDVRANTVACFSLNDYEWMLAFEADELHRIVDLMRTLRGAQARRHTRVEIPFYTGARKPVRELITALP; encoded by the coding sequence ATGACAGAGGCAGCCCCGCGGCCCAAGGCCCGCGATCTCAACCAGGTGATCCGTTACACGATGTGGTCGGTCTTCCAGGTGACCGAGCCGTGTCCCGTCGACCGCGACGGCCTGGCCGGTGAGGTCGAGGAGCTGCTGGACCAGGCCGCCGGCAAGGGCGTCGTGACCAGGGGGGTCTACGACGTGGCCGGGCTGCGGGCCGACGCCGACTTCATGTTCTGGTGGCACGCGCCCACCCCCGAGGACCTGCAGGACGTCTACTCCAGGTTCCGGCGCACCGAGCTGGGCCGCCACAGCAGGCCCGTCTGGTCGGCCATGGCGCTGCACCGGCCGGCCGAGTTCAACAAGTCGCACATCCCGGCCTTCCTCGCGGAGGAGGAGCCGCGGGCCTACGTGAGCGTCTACCCGTTCGTGCGGTCGTACGAGTGGTATCTGCTCGAGGACTCCGAGCGCCGGGCCATGCTGGCCGAGCACGGCAGGATGGCGCGCGACTATCCCGACGTGCGGGCCAACACGGTGGCGTGCTTCTCGCTCAACGACTACGAGTGGATGCTGGCGTTCGAGGCCGACGAGCTGCACCGGATCGTCGACCTCATGCGTACGCTGCGGGGCGCCCAGGCCCGCCGCCACACGCGCGTGGAGATCCCGTTCTACACGGGCGCCCGCAAGCCGGTGCGCGAGCTGATCACGGCCCTGCCCTAG
- a CDS encoding Fur family transcriptional regulator — MKTTAEELRGVGLRVTAARVALLETVREGDHLDVEAIASGVRDRVGHVSLQAVYEALHALTAAGLVRRLEPAGSPARFEGRIGDNHHHVVCRSCGVVADVDCAVGEVPCLTASDAHGFTIDEAEVIYWGLCPDCSTASGS; from the coding sequence ATGAAGACCACCGCCGAGGAGCTGCGCGGTGTAGGCCTGAGAGTGACGGCCGCCCGCGTCGCGCTGCTCGAGACCGTCCGGGAGGGCGACCACCTCGACGTCGAGGCGATCGCCTCCGGGGTGCGCGACCGCGTCGGCCACGTCTCCCTCCAAGCCGTGTACGAAGCCCTGCACGCGCTCACCGCGGCGGGGCTCGTCCGTCGCCTCGAACCGGCCGGCAGCCCGGCCCGCTTCGAGGGGCGCATCGGCGACAACCACCACCACGTCGTGTGCCGCTCGTGCGGTGTCGTCGCCGACGTCGACTGCGCGGTGGGCGAGGTGCCCTGCCTGACCGCGTCCGACGCCCACGGCTTCACGATCGACGAGGCCGAGGTCATCTACTGGGGCCTGTGCCCCGACTGTTCCACCGCCAGCGGTTCCTGA
- the katG gene encoding catalase/peroxidase HPI, translating to MSENHDAIVTDAKAEGAGCPVAHQRAPHPTQGGGNRQWWPERLNLRILAKNPAETNPLGQDFDYAEAFKSLDLPAVKRDIAEVLTTSQDWWPADFGHYGPFIIRMAWHSAGTYRISDGRGGAGAGQQRFAPLNSWPDNGNLDKARRLLWPVKKKYGQKLSWADLMILAGNVALESMGFETFGFAGGRADVWEPDEDVYWGPETTWLGDERYTGDRELESPLGAVQMGLIYVNPEGPNGNPDPLAAARDIRETFRRMAMNDEETVALIAGGHTFGKTHGAGPADNVGADPEAAPIEAQGLGWKNSFGIGKGGDTITSGLEGIWTNTPTTWDNSFFEILFGYEWELFQSPAGANQWRPKDGAGAGTVPDAHDASKSHAPTMLTTDLALRFDPVYEQISRRFLENPAEFADAFARAWFKLTHRDMGPVARYLGPEVPSETLLWQDPLPAVTHELIDAGDIATLKAQVLASGLSVSQLVSTAWASASSFRGSDKRGGANGARIRLQPQSGWEVNDPDQLAIVLGTLEGIQKAFNGAQTGGKQVSLADVIVLAGAAAVEKAAKDAGFDVQVPFTPGRVDAAQDQTDVESFAALEPVADGFRNYVGKGNRLPAEYLLIDRANLLTLSAPEMTVLVGGLRVLGANYKQSQLGVLTATPGALTNDFFVNLLDLGTTWTPTSEDANTFEGRDDVTGEVKWTGSRADLVFGSNSELRALAEVYASDDAKEKFVTDFVAAWDKVMNLDRFDLV from the coding sequence ATGTCTGAGAACCATGATGCAATCGTCACCGATGCGAAGGCGGAAGGCGCAGGCTGTCCGGTCGCGCACCAGCGTGCCCCGCATCCGACTCAGGGCGGCGGAAACCGCCAGTGGTGGCCGGAGCGGCTCAACCTGAGGATCCTCGCCAAGAACCCCGCCGAGACCAACCCTCTCGGCCAGGACTTCGACTACGCCGAGGCGTTCAAGAGCCTGGACCTGCCGGCCGTCAAGCGTGACATCGCCGAGGTGCTGACGACCTCGCAGGACTGGTGGCCGGCCGACTTCGGCCACTACGGCCCGTTCATCATCCGGATGGCCTGGCACAGCGCGGGCACGTACCGGATCAGTGACGGCCGCGGCGGCGCCGGGGCCGGGCAGCAGCGCTTCGCCCCGCTCAACAGCTGGCCCGACAACGGCAACCTCGACAAGGCCCGCCGCCTGCTCTGGCCGGTCAAGAAGAAGTACGGCCAGAAGCTCTCGTGGGCCGACCTCATGATCCTCGCCGGCAACGTCGCCCTGGAGTCGATGGGCTTCGAGACCTTCGGCTTCGCCGGCGGCCGCGCGGACGTGTGGGAGCCCGACGAGGACGTCTACTGGGGCCCCGAGACCACGTGGCTCGGCGACGAGCGCTACACCGGCGACCGCGAGCTGGAGAGCCCGCTGGGCGCGGTGCAGATGGGCCTCATCTACGTCAACCCCGAGGGCCCGAACGGCAACCCCGACCCGCTGGCCGCGGCCCGCGACATCCGTGAGACGTTCCGCCGGATGGCGATGAACGACGAGGAGACGGTCGCCCTGATCGCCGGCGGTCACACCTTCGGCAAGACCCACGGCGCGGGCCCGGCCGACAACGTCGGCGCCGACCCCGAGGCCGCCCCGATCGAGGCGCAGGGCCTGGGCTGGAAGAACAGCTTCGGCATCGGCAAGGGCGGCGACACGATCACCAGCGGTCTCGAGGGCATCTGGACGAACACCCCGACCACCTGGGACAACAGCTTCTTCGAGATCCTGTTCGGCTACGAGTGGGAGCTGTTCCAGAGCCCCGCCGGCGCCAACCAGTGGCGGCCGAAGGACGGCGCGGGCGCGGGCACCGTCCCCGACGCCCACGACGCGTCGAAGAGCCACGCCCCGACGATGCTGACCACGGACCTCGCGCTCCGGTTCGACCCGGTCTACGAGCAGATCTCGCGGCGCTTCCTGGAGAACCCCGCCGAGTTCGCGGACGCCTTCGCCCGCGCGTGGTTCAAGCTGACCCACCGCGACATGGGCCCGGTCGCGCGCTACCTCGGCCCGGAGGTCCCGTCCGAGACGCTGCTGTGGCAGGACCCGCTGCCCGCGGTGACGCACGAGCTCATCGACGCCGGCGACATCGCCACCCTCAAGGCCCAGGTCCTGGCCTCGGGCCTGTCGGTGTCGCAGCTCGTCTCCACCGCGTGGGCGTCGGCCTCCTCCTTCCGCGGCAGCGACAAGCGCGGCGGCGCCAACGGCGCGCGCATCCGGCTGCAGCCGCAGAGCGGGTGGGAGGTCAACGACCCCGACCAGCTCGCGATCGTGCTGGGCACCCTTGAGGGGATCCAGAAGGCGTTCAACGGCGCCCAGACCGGCGGCAAGCAGGTCTCGCTGGCCGACGTGATCGTGCTGGCCGGCGCCGCCGCCGTGGAGAAGGCCGCCAAGGACGCCGGCTTCGACGTCCAGGTGCCCTTCACGCCGGGCCGCGTGGACGCCGCGCAGGACCAGACCGACGTCGAGTCGTTCGCCGCGCTCGAGCCGGTCGCCGACGGGTTCCGCAACTATGTCGGGAAGGGCAACCGGCTGCCGGCCGAGTACCTGCTCATCGACCGGGCCAACCTGCTGACCCTGAGCGCTCCCGAGATGACGGTCCTGGTCGGCGGCCTGCGCGTCCTGGGCGCCAACTACAAGCAGTCGCAGCTCGGCGTCCTCACCGCGACCCCCGGGGCGCTGACCAACGACTTCTTCGTCAACCTGCTCGACCTGGGCACGACGTGGACGCCGACGTCCGAGGACGCCAACACGTTCGAGGGCAGGGACGACGTCACCGGCGAGGTCAAGTGGACCGGCAGCCGGGCCGACCTCGTCTTCGGGTCCAACTCCGAGCTGCGCGCCCTCGCGGAGGTCTACGCGAGCGACGACGCGAAGGAGAAGTTCGTGACGGACTTCGTCGCGGCGTGGGACAAGGTCATGAACCTCGACCGGTTCGACCTGGTCTGA
- a CDS encoding DUF4349 domain-containing protein, with protein MRRIRYGIALATACSALLLAGCGGGSRSDVLTSDAGSGVAAPAVASAAPAEAQEQGISKQPRPQRQDNGGLVSNVKLTQQDRQVIYTGSMTVRAKQVTAAVQQAKQMVTSAGGYLSKEETSSASDSEDSATLEFKVPPDKYADLLARLGKDLGKQLSMNQGTQDVTMRVADVNSRLKSAQESLDSLRTLLKKADTIGQVLQVEREISTREADLESLQAQQKELATQVAMATLTLRLVGPVTEVQDPEDEPAGFLGGLKAGWKALVSFVKVALTVLGALLPWLIASLPLIALVIYLARRNRVRRPAVPTPPPGPGPEAA; from the coding sequence ATGAGGAGAATCCGGTACGGAATCGCACTCGCGACCGCCTGCTCAGCCCTGCTCCTGGCCGGCTGCGGCGGCGGCAGCCGCTCAGATGTCCTCACCAGCGACGCGGGCAGCGGGGTGGCCGCACCGGCCGTGGCCTCCGCGGCGCCGGCTGAGGCACAGGAGCAGGGCATCAGCAAGCAGCCGAGACCCCAGCGCCAGGACAACGGCGGGCTGGTCTCGAACGTCAAGCTCACCCAGCAGGACCGCCAGGTCATCTACACCGGCAGCATGACCGTGCGGGCCAAGCAGGTCACCGCCGCCGTGCAGCAGGCCAAGCAGATGGTGACGTCGGCGGGCGGCTACCTGTCCAAGGAGGAGACCAGCTCGGCCAGCGACAGCGAGGACTCGGCCACGCTGGAGTTCAAGGTCCCGCCGGACAAGTACGCCGATTTGCTCGCCCGGCTCGGCAAGGACCTGGGCAAGCAGCTGTCCATGAACCAGGGCACCCAGGACGTCACCATGCGGGTGGCCGACGTCAACAGCCGGCTCAAGTCCGCGCAGGAGTCGCTGGACTCGCTGCGCACGCTGCTGAAGAAGGCCGACACGATCGGCCAGGTGCTGCAGGTGGAGCGGGAGATCTCCACGCGGGAGGCGGACCTGGAGTCGCTGCAGGCGCAGCAGAAGGAGCTGGCCACGCAGGTCGCCATGGCCACGCTGACGCTCCGGCTGGTCGGGCCGGTCACCGAGGTCCAGGATCCCGAGGACGAGCCCGCGGGCTTCCTGGGCGGGCTGAAGGCGGGCTGGAAGGCGCTGGTGTCGTTCGTGAAGGTCGCGCTGACGGTGCTCGGCGCGCTGCTGCCGTGGCTGATCGCGTCGCTGCCCCTGATCGCGCTGGTGATCTACCTGGCGCGGCGCAATCGCGTCAGGCGTCCCGCCGTCCCCACTCCCCCGCCGGGCCCCGGCCCCGAGGCGGCCTGA
- a CDS encoding HRDC domain-containing protein: MTEERTVVPLLEPREGIPPVIADADALTGIVSRFAAGKGPVAVDAERASGYRYGNRAYLVQLRRAGAGTALIDPIACPDLSALDAAVAEAEIVLHAASQDLPCLLEVGFRPREMFDTELAGRLLGYERVGLGTMVETVLGLRLEKGHSAADWSTRPLPEDWLRYAALDVEVLVELRDVLHQELADSGKLEWAREEFAAVLNTPPPVPRSDPWRRTSGIHKVRNVRALAIVRELWTMRDRIAREADLAPGRVLPDAAIVTAALEGPRTKKALTEISAFTGRSARRHMSDWLAAVTRARGLPDNQLPQPSTPGDGPPPPNRWADRDPAAAKRLAAARAVVAALAEQHHMPTENLLQPDAVRRLTWEPPEEVTEETVTERLRELGAREWQLSLTAHPITKALARLENRGDL; encoded by the coding sequence GTGACAGAAGAACGTACCGTCGTGCCGCTCCTGGAGCCGCGCGAGGGCATTCCACCGGTCATCGCGGACGCCGACGCGCTGACTGGAATCGTTTCGCGTTTCGCCGCGGGCAAGGGTCCCGTGGCGGTCGACGCCGAACGCGCCTCGGGCTATCGCTACGGCAACCGCGCCTACCTCGTACAGCTGCGCCGGGCCGGGGCCGGGACCGCGTTGATCGACCCGATCGCCTGCCCCGACCTGTCCGCGCTCGACGCGGCCGTGGCCGAGGCGGAGATCGTGCTGCACGCCGCCTCCCAGGACCTGCCGTGCCTGCTCGAGGTGGGGTTCAGGCCGCGGGAGATGTTCGACACCGAGCTGGCGGGGCGGCTGCTCGGCTACGAGCGGGTCGGGCTCGGCACGATGGTCGAGACCGTGCTCGGGCTCCGGCTGGAGAAGGGCCACTCGGCCGCCGACTGGTCCACCCGGCCGCTGCCGGAAGACTGGCTGCGCTACGCGGCCCTCGACGTGGAAGTGCTGGTCGAGCTCCGCGACGTGCTCCACCAGGAGCTGGCCGACAGCGGGAAGCTGGAGTGGGCGCGCGAGGAGTTCGCCGCCGTGCTCAACACGCCGCCGCCCGTGCCGCGCTCCGATCCGTGGCGGCGCACGTCGGGCATCCACAAGGTCCGCAACGTACGCGCGCTGGCGATCGTGCGGGAGTTGTGGACCATGCGCGACCGGATCGCCCGGGAGGCCGACCTGGCGCCGGGGCGGGTGTTGCCCGACGCGGCCATCGTGACGGCGGCGCTCGAGGGACCCCGCACCAAGAAGGCCTTGACCGAAATATCAGCATTCACCGGGCGCAGCGCACGCCGCCACATGAGCGACTGGCTCGCCGCCGTCACCCGTGCCCGCGGCCTGCCGGACAATCAGCTCCCGCAGCCCAGCACCCCGGGCGACGGACCGCCACCGCCCAACCGCTGGGCCGACCGCGACCCGGCCGCCGCCAAACGCCTCGCCGCCGCGCGAGCGGTGGTGGCGGCGCTGGCCGAGCAGCACCACATGCCGACCGAGAACCTGCTCCAGCCGGACGCGGTACGGCGGCTCACCTGGGAGCCGCCGGAGGAGGTCACCGAGGAGACGGTGACGGAGCGGCTGCGCGAGCTGGGGGCCCGGGAGTGGCAGCTCTCCCTGACGGCCCATCCCATCACCAAGGCCCTGGCCCGCCTGGAAAACCGCGGAGACCTCTAA
- a CDS encoding DUF3000 domain-containing protein, translating into MTLSDPPPPPAAFTRAAESMRSTEVRPEIELEDLPAPQRLAPFSSAIGASVYRDDDELAVGRLILLYDPDGQRGWEGPFRLVAYVRADMEPEITSDPLLGPVVWSWLTEALEAHQADYSAAGGTVTRAVSEGFGNKAEDPVTTELELRASWSPAQEDLSGHVAAWCDLMCLAAGIPPLPPDVAALPRRRDDPESDRTK; encoded by the coding sequence ATGACACTCAGTGACCCGCCTCCTCCCCCCGCGGCGTTCACGCGCGCGGCGGAGAGCATGCGGTCGACCGAGGTCAGGCCGGAGATCGAGCTGGAGGACCTGCCCGCGCCGCAGCGGCTGGCCCCCTTCTCCTCGGCCATCGGCGCGTCGGTCTACCGCGACGACGACGAGCTCGCGGTGGGCAGGCTGATCCTGCTCTACGACCCCGACGGCCAGCGCGGGTGGGAGGGCCCGTTCCGGCTGGTGGCCTACGTCAGGGCCGACATGGAGCCGGAGATCACCTCCGACCCGCTGCTCGGGCCGGTCGTCTGGAGCTGGCTGACCGAGGCTCTGGAGGCCCACCAAGCCGACTACTCCGCCGCTGGCGGTACCGTGACAAGAGCTGTGTCAGAGGGGTTCGGCAACAAAGCCGAAGACCCGGTCACGACCGAGCTCGAGCTGCGGGCGTCCTGGTCACCGGCGCAGGAGGATCTCTCCGGCCACGTCGCCGCCTGGTGCGACCTCATGTGCCTGGCGGCGGGGATCCCGCCGCTCCCGCCCGACGTGGCCGCCCTTCCCCGCCGCCGTGATGATCCGGAGAGTGACCGTACGAAGTGA
- the hemG gene encoding protoporphyrinogen oxidase, which produces MEGNRAHVVVIGGGISGLAAAWYLRQSGGKRVRVTVLEGASRIGGKLYASEVAGVSVDAGAEAMLARRPEGKELAGAVGLGDELVFPGTAGSAIYSRGTLRPMPKGQVMGVPADLTELAKSGIVSPGGLLRVPLDQILPATLVRTDVSVAAYIRARMGAEVVERLVEPLLGGVYAGRSDMLSLEATMPRVAAVARSERSLLTGARQLVEEAPKDAGPVFTTLRNGAGSLAEAVAKASGADIRTGVTVRELRRTGDGWQLVTGPVPRPEIVEADAVIVATPGPAASRLLKAEVPKAASELARIEYASMAIVTLAYPIGAFPEPPSSSGYLVPPVEGRAVKAVTFSSVKWPHLAKDMVILRCSIGRVGEEHLLQRDDTELVSLAAAEMADVMGASGLPLDTRVTRWGGALPQYNVGHLDRVARVHAAVAVEPGLAVCGAAYDGVGIPACIGTARTAAARILDHLSLRGQ; this is translated from the coding sequence GTGGAAGGGAATCGGGCCCACGTGGTCGTCATCGGCGGAGGGATCTCCGGTCTCGCCGCCGCGTGGTATCTCCGCCAGAGCGGGGGCAAGCGGGTCAGGGTGACCGTGCTGGAGGGCGCCTCGCGCATCGGCGGCAAGCTGTACGCCTCGGAGGTCGCCGGGGTGAGCGTGGACGCGGGCGCGGAGGCCATGCTGGCCAGGCGGCCCGAGGGCAAGGAGCTGGCCGGTGCGGTGGGGCTCGGCGACGAGCTGGTCTTCCCCGGCACGGCCGGCTCGGCCATCTACAGCAGGGGCACGCTGCGGCCGATGCCGAAGGGCCAGGTCATGGGCGTGCCCGCCGACCTGACGGAGCTGGCCAAGTCCGGCATCGTCTCGCCCGGCGGCCTGCTGCGCGTGCCGCTCGACCAGATCCTGCCCGCGACGCTCGTCCGCACCGACGTGTCCGTGGCCGCCTACATCCGCGCCAGGATGGGCGCCGAGGTCGTCGAACGGCTGGTCGAGCCACTGCTCGGTGGTGTCTACGCGGGCCGTTCCGACATGTTGTCGCTGGAAGCCACGATGCCGCGCGTGGCGGCGGTGGCACGCTCCGAGCGCTCGCTGCTGACCGGGGCCAGGCAGCTCGTCGAGGAGGCGCCGAAGGACGCGGGGCCCGTCTTCACGACCCTCAGGAACGGCGCTGGCAGCCTCGCGGAGGCGGTCGCCAAGGCGTCGGGCGCGGACATCAGGACCGGCGTCACCGTACGCGAGCTGCGCAGGACCGGCGATGGCTGGCAGCTCGTCACCGGCCCGGTCCCGAGGCCCGAGATCGTCGAGGCGGACGCGGTGATCGTGGCCACGCCAGGGCCCGCCGCCTCCCGGCTGCTCAAGGCCGAGGTGCCCAAGGCGGCGAGCGAGCTGGCCAGGATCGAGTACGCCAGCATGGCCATCGTCACGCTCGCGTACCCGATCGGCGCCTTCCCCGAGCCGCCTTCCTCCAGCGGCTACCTGGTGCCGCCCGTGGAGGGGCGGGCGGTCAAGGCGGTCACGTTCAGCTCGGTCAAGTGGCCACACCTGGCCAAGGACATGGTGATCCTGCGCTGCTCGATCGGCAGGGTCGGCGAGGAGCACCTGCTCCAGCGGGACGACACCGAGCTGGTGTCGCTGGCCGCCGCCGAGATGGCCGACGTGATGGGCGCCAGCGGGCTGCCGCTGGACACCCGGGTCACGCGCTGGGGCGGCGCGCTGCCGCAGTACAACGTGGGTCACCTCGACCGGGTGGCCAGGGTGCATGCGGCGGTGGCCGTGGAGCCCGGGCTGGCCGTCTGCGGCGCCGCGTACGACGGCGTCGGCATTCCGGCCTGCATCGGCACGGCGCGTACGGCCGCGGCCCGGATTCTGGACCACCTGTCCCTGAGAGGACAATAG
- a CDS encoding SDR family NAD(P)-dependent oxidoreductase translates to MAEATGRVALVTGASSGIGTATARLLAARGMRVVVNYLRSAGAAEEVVAGIEAAGGRAMAAQADVREATAVERMVRQVEGAWGGIDVLVHNALTPYVIKPFQDMTWEELGGKLHDEMRAAFTVTKAVLPAMTERGWGRIIYLGTGLSRRPRAGMIALGTAKAALAQFARYLAQELGPRGITVNVVEPGPVAETRMANVLDEELVQRQVAATPLGRLAHPDDVAQAVAFYACEDNAFMTGTTAAVNGGMAMY, encoded by the coding sequence GTGGCTGAGGCGACCGGCAGGGTGGCGTTGGTGACGGGGGCCAGCAGCGGAATCGGTACGGCCACCGCCCGCCTTCTGGCCGCGCGAGGGATGCGCGTGGTGGTCAACTACCTCCGCAGCGCCGGGGCGGCCGAGGAGGTCGTGGCCGGCATCGAGGCCGCGGGCGGCCGGGCCATGGCCGCGCAGGCCGACGTACGCGAGGCGACGGCGGTCGAGCGCATGGTCCGGCAGGTCGAGGGGGCATGGGGCGGCATCGACGTGCTCGTGCACAACGCGCTCACCCCATATGTGATCAAGCCATTTCAGGACATGACGTGGGAGGAACTGGGCGGCAAGCTCCATGACGAGATGCGTGCGGCGTTCACGGTCACCAAGGCCGTCCTGCCCGCCATGACCGAACGGGGCTGGGGACGCATCATCTACCTCGGCACCGGCCTCAGCCGCCGGCCCCGGGCGGGCATGATCGCGCTGGGCACGGCCAAGGCGGCGCTGGCGCAGTTCGCCCGGTATCTCGCCCAGGAGCTGGGCCCGCGGGGCATCACGGTCAACGTCGTCGAGCCCGGTCCGGTCGCGGAGACCCGGATGGCGAACGTGCTCGACGAGGAGCTCGTACAGCGGCAGGTGGCCGCCACCCCGCTGGGCCGCCTGGCTCACCCGGACGACGTCGCCCAAGCGGTCGCCTTCTACGCCTGCGAGGACAACGCCTTCATGACCGGCACCACGGCCGCGGTCAACGGCGGGATGGCCATGTACTGA